In a single window of the Flavobacterium sp. W4I14 genome:
- a CDS encoding ATP-dependent exoDNAse (exonuclease V) alpha subunit (product_source=COG0507; cath_funfam=3.40.50.300; cog=COG0507; pfam=PF13538,PF13604; smart=SM00382; superfamily=52540), which translates to MLIDKSQLIASAYEHTPTKEQLLFCERMSVFLQQDDEYRCFVLKGYAGTGKTTSVAALVKVLKQFNLRSELLAPTGRAAKVMSQYSYRKALTIHKRIYRKRSAASPEMQFQLAPNLSENTLFIIDEASMIADEFNETGSSILRDLLEFVYNTKNCFLLFVGDTAQLPPVGSLDSPALNEQYLKDKFALTVSSVELKEVVRQGKKSGILANATMLRNQIAKNPENPMPKFLTKSYTDIYNMPGARLVEGLEYAYRKFGMENTLVVCRSNKSANVYNQQIRARLLYREEELTGGDQIMVVRNNYFWLPENEDTAFIANGDMAKVIRVRGEEERYGFRFADATLEFMDFPAAGQISCKVMLDTLNLESANLPYEQNKKLFDGLNEDYEHIANKRQRMLAIKADPFYNALQIKFAYAVTCHKAQGGQWDAVFADQGYLTEEMIDLDFLRWLYTAVTRAKKELYLVNFAPQLFAKTAQEDYF; encoded by the coding sequence ATGTTAATCGATAAAAGCCAGCTTATAGCTTCAGCATACGAACATACACCAACCAAAGAGCAATTGCTTTTTTGCGAGCGGATGTCGGTGTTTTTGCAGCAGGACGACGAGTACCGCTGTTTTGTGCTTAAGGGTTACGCTGGTACGGGTAAAACCACCTCTGTAGCAGCTTTGGTGAAGGTTTTAAAACAATTTAATCTGCGTAGTGAACTGCTTGCGCCAACGGGAAGGGCAGCGAAAGTAATGAGCCAGTATTCATACCGTAAAGCATTAACCATACATAAACGAATTTACCGCAAGCGCTCGGCGGCATCGCCCGAAATGCAGTTTCAATTGGCACCTAATCTCTCGGAAAATACTTTGTTTATTATCGACGAGGCCTCGATGATTGCCGATGAATTTAATGAAACAGGTTCTTCAATATTAAGAGATCTGCTGGAGTTTGTTTACAATACCAAAAACTGTTTTTTACTTTTTGTGGGCGATACGGCACAGTTGCCCCCTGTGGGGAGTTTAGATAGCCCCGCTCTGAACGAACAGTACCTCAAAGATAAATTTGCCTTAACCGTGTCATCTGTTGAGTTGAAGGAAGTGGTTAGGCAAGGAAAGAAATCGGGTATTTTGGCCAATGCTACGATGTTGAGAAATCAGATTGCTAAAAATCCTGAAAACCCGATGCCTAAATTCCTGACTAAAAGTTATACCGATATTTACAATATGCCCGGGGCGCGTTTGGTTGAAGGACTGGAATATGCTTACCGCAAATTCGGCATGGAAAATACCCTGGTGGTTTGCCGTTCCAATAAATCGGCCAATGTGTATAACCAGCAGATTAGAGCCAGGTTGTTGTACCGCGAAGAAGAGTTAACGGGAGGCGATCAGATTATGGTGGTGCGGAACAATTATTTCTGGCTACCAGAGAACGAGGATACTGCTTTTATTGCCAATGGCGATATGGCAAAGGTGATTCGTGTGAGAGGAGAAGAAGAACGTTATGGATTCCGTTTTGCCGATGCCACTTTAGAGTTTATGGATTTCCCTGCTGCGGGACAGATTAGTTGCAAAGTAATGTTGGATACGCTCAATTTAGAAAGCGCTAATCTCCCTTACGAGCAGAATAAAAAGCTTTTTGATGGGCTTAATGAAGACTATGAGCATATTGCCAATAAAAGGCAGCGGATGTTGGCCATTAAGGCCGATCCTTTTTATAATGCGCTGCAAATTAAGTTTGCTTATGCGGTAACCTGCCATAAAGCACAGGGCGGGCAGTGGGATGCTGTTTTTGCTGATCAGGGTTATCTTACTGAAGAAATGATTGATCTCGATTTTCTCCGCTGGTTGTACACTGCTGTAACACGGGCAAAAAAAGAGTTATATTTAGTCAATTTTGCACCTCAGCTTTTCGCGAAGACAGCGCAGGAGGATTACTTTTAG
- a CDS encoding hypothetical protein (product_source=Hypo-rule applied; pfam=PF12729; transmembrane_helix_parts=Inside_1_12,TMhelix_13_30,Outside_31_190,TMhelix_191_213,Inside_214_223) — protein sequence MKFAFSLKNKLKIAFLLFCIMCCTLLIRFLEDKSVEKINESFISMYNDRLVPATDLYFIAENLYYKNKILQEILFGDGTVQPSIGIVKMNKHNRKIDSIINKYELTLLVKQEKSFLNDLKKALTVQQGLEAKIINMAGAEGRIIYESMGKNAVDETLAKLSALIKIQSKVGNDLIKGSKIFVSGTKVYSTLQVILAIVIGIMIVAIVSASNAVKIQSEKFNLN from the coding sequence ATGAAATTTGCCTTTAGTCTAAAAAACAAGCTAAAAATAGCTTTTTTGCTTTTCTGCATCATGTGCTGCACCTTGTTAATCCGTTTTTTGGAAGATAAAAGTGTAGAGAAGATTAACGAATCTTTTATTTCAATGTACAACGACAGACTTGTTCCGGCAACAGATTTATACTTTATTGCCGAAAATCTGTATTATAAAAATAAGATTCTTCAAGAAATATTATTCGGGGATGGTACCGTTCAGCCTTCAATCGGTATAGTGAAAATGAATAAACACAACCGTAAAATAGATTCGATAATCAATAAATATGAACTTACTTTATTGGTAAAACAGGAGAAAAGTTTTTTAAACGATCTTAAAAAAGCATTAACTGTTCAACAGGGATTGGAGGCGAAAATAATAAACATGGCAGGTGCTGAAGGAAGAATAATTTATGAGTCGATGGGAAAAAATGCTGTTGATGAAACACTGGCTAAGCTTTCGGCTTTGATTAAAATACAATCTAAAGTGGGTAATGATCTGATTAAAGGTTCAAAGATCTTCGTTTCGGGAACGAAGGTATATTCCACCTTGCAGGTTATTTTGGCTATTGTGATCGGAATTATGATCGTAGCTATTGTTTCGGCCTCGAATGCAGTGAAAATTCAGAGCGAGAAGTTTAATTTGAATTAG
- a CDS encoding putative RNA-binding protein (virulence factor B family) (product_source=COG2996; cath_funfam=2.30.30.40; cog=COG2996; ko=KO:K00243; pfam=PF13509,PF17783; smart=SM00316; superfamily=46785,50249) yields the protein MIEIGKYNELRILSKTEAGLNLTDGDKLVILPYQYVPNGVEIGDNITVFVFVQKDGRLTGTTQKAYAEVGDFAFLKVVSDGDDGVFMDLGIDKDVYVPDREQKRPMQKGYKYVVYLYLDESNDRLLASSKLYDFVEEDGFDFEEGDEVSLLITEETDLGFNAIINNTYIGLLYNNEVFDNIQPGEMRKGWIKKIRVEGKIDLTLQPSGYGHILDSKEMMLRELKKSGGVIELGDKSSPEDIYHRFQISKSAFKKTIGSLYKERLIVLSDDSIRLITDDEAE from the coding sequence ATGATTGAAATAGGAAAATACAACGAGTTAAGGATTTTAAGCAAAACAGAAGCTGGATTAAACTTAACCGATGGCGATAAACTGGTCATCCTGCCTTACCAATACGTTCCGAATGGCGTAGAAATTGGCGATAACATTACCGTTTTTGTTTTTGTACAAAAAGATGGCCGCCTAACGGGGACTACTCAGAAAGCTTATGCAGAAGTGGGCGATTTTGCTTTTTTGAAAGTAGTTTCTGATGGTGATGATGGCGTGTTCATGGATCTTGGTATCGACAAAGATGTTTATGTACCGGATCGCGAACAAAAAAGGCCGATGCAAAAAGGCTATAAATATGTGGTTTACTTATATTTAGATGAAAGTAACGACCGCTTGTTGGCTTCTTCTAAACTGTATGATTTTGTTGAAGAAGATGGCTTCGATTTTGAAGAGGGCGACGAAGTAAGCTTATTGATTACCGAAGAAACCGATCTTGGTTTTAACGCCATTATTAACAACACTTATATTGGTTTGCTTTATAATAACGAGGTTTTTGATAATATTCAACCGGGCGAAATGCGCAAAGGCTGGATCAAGAAAATCCGAGTAGAAGGTAAGATCGATTTAACCCTACAGCCAAGTGGTTACGGCCATATTCTCGATTCGAAAGAGATGATGTTAAGAGAGCTAAAAAAGAGTGGTGGTGTAATTGAGCTGGGCGATAAAAGTTCTCCGGAAGATATTTATCACCGTTTCCAGATCAGTAAAAGTGCCTTCAAAAAAACCATTGGTTCATTGTACAAAGAGCGCCTAATTGTACTTTCTGATGATTCGATCAGATTGATTACAGACGACGAAGCAGAATAA
- a CDS encoding uncharacterized protein YxjI (product_source=COG4894; cog=COG4894; pfam=PF03803; superfamily=54518), whose translation MNKQIPPFFLSDEYFIDEKVNFLKFANEYKVYNDQGAQIGIIKQRISGWQKALTLLVDKRMMPFKLEITDINDQLQATITRGWTFWMSKIIVTDPLGVEVGIIKQKFKFFKPTFTISSPTSGEEIAKISGDWKAWNFSITNNAGAEMGKINKKWAGALKEVFTTADKYNVSIDPSYAESNQKVAIVATAITIDMVLKESK comes from the coding sequence ATGAACAAGCAGATTCCTCCATTTTTTTTAAGCGACGAGTATTTTATTGATGAGAAAGTAAACTTTTTGAAGTTTGCGAATGAGTACAAAGTTTATAACGATCAGGGTGCTCAGATCGGGATTATTAAACAGCGTATTTCTGGCTGGCAAAAGGCTTTAACCTTATTGGTTGATAAGCGTATGATGCCTTTTAAATTAGAAATTACCGATATTAACGACCAGTTGCAGGCCACCATTACAAGAGGATGGACCTTCTGGATGTCGAAAATTATTGTAACCGATCCGCTTGGTGTTGAAGTGGGCATTATTAAACAAAAATTTAAATTCTTCAAGCCAACTTTTACCATTTCGAGTCCAACATCTGGAGAAGAGATCGCAAAAATCTCCGGCGATTGGAAAGCCTGGAACTTTAGCATCACCAATAATGCAGGTGCTGAAATGGGTAAAATAAACAAAAAGTGGGCTGGTGCTTTGAAAGAAGTTTTCACCACGGCCGATAAATACAATGTGTCTATCGATCCCAGTTATGCAGAAAGCAATCAGAAAGTTGCAATTGTGGCCACTGCCATTACCATCGATATGGTTTTGAAAGAGAGTAAATAG
- a CDS encoding ATP-binding cassette subfamily B protein (product_source=KO:K06147; cath_funfam=1.20.1560.10,3.40.50.300; cog=COG1132; ko=KO:K06147; pfam=PF00005,PF00664; smart=SM00382; superfamily=52540,90123; transmembrane_helix_parts=Inside_1_20,TMhelix_21_40,Outside_41_59,TMhelix_60_82,Inside_83_131,TMhelix_132_154,Outside_155_158,TMhelix_159_181,Inside_182_247,TMhelix_248_270,Outside_271_279,TMhelix_280_302,Inside_303_578), which yields MEKTKEAKKPGIFSLLGNYRGLIFMLILFALLSNGINLLLPKIIANGIDSYTNKTFNLQSILLQFSLAIVLVFIFTYLQSIVQTYASERVARDLRTRLSDQISRQSHAYIIQANPSKLLTNLTADADSIKMFVSQAIVSICSSIFLIVGASILLLMINWKLALCVIAIVPIIGGAFFYVLSKVKVLFKKSREVIDWLNKVISESILGSALIRVINSQALEYNKFIDANAKARDLGISILRMFAALIPVIVFTANLSGLCILILGGHFVITNSMTLGEFTAFSSYLTLIIFPILVIGFMSNVIAQATASYQRIESVLNAAEIKHPGTLTTQLKGEVEAKDLNLSFGQKPVLKSVSFSAKAGSKTAIIGPTAAGKTQLLYILTGLIEADSGAVLFDNEEIKKYNQENFHQQVGFVFQDSIMFNMSIRENIAFSDTVTDESLAKAIATAELKDFVDALPDQLNTIVSERGNSLSGGQKQRIMLARALAVNPKILLLDDFTARVDTNTEKRILENIQQNYPGLTLLSITQKIASVEHYDKVILLMQGEVIAEGTHQELLKSSPEYVQIYNSQQSTSNYELQS from the coding sequence ATGGAAAAAACCAAAGAAGCCAAAAAGCCGGGTATTTTCAGTTTACTTGGAAACTACAGAGGCCTAATTTTTATGCTGATCCTGTTTGCGTTGCTCAGTAACGGTATCAACTTACTCTTACCGAAGATTATTGCCAATGGCATCGATTCTTATACCAACAAAACTTTCAATCTTCAATCCATTCTTCTTCAGTTTTCACTGGCTATTGTACTGGTTTTTATCTTTACTTATTTGCAGAGTATTGTACAAACCTATGCTTCTGAACGTGTGGCAAGAGATTTAAGAACAAGGTTATCTGATCAGATTTCGCGACAGAGCCATGCCTACATTATTCAGGCTAACCCCTCAAAACTGCTCACCAATCTTACGGCTGATGCCGATTCGATTAAAATGTTTGTTTCGCAGGCTATTGTTTCGATCTGCTCGTCTATATTTTTAATTGTTGGGGCAAGTATTCTGCTCCTGATGATTAACTGGAAACTGGCACTTTGTGTGATTGCTATTGTGCCGATAATCGGTGGGGCATTTTTCTACGTGTTAAGCAAGGTAAAAGTGCTTTTTAAAAAGAGCAGAGAAGTGATCGATTGGCTGAACAAAGTAATCAGCGAAAGTATTTTAGGCTCGGCTTTAATCCGGGTAATTAATTCACAAGCTTTAGAATACAATAAATTTATAGATGCGAATGCCAAAGCTAGAGATTTAGGAATTTCCATTCTCCGTATGTTTGCCGCGCTGATTCCGGTTATTGTTTTTACAGCCAATTTATCCGGTTTGTGCATTCTGATACTGGGTGGTCACTTTGTAATTACCAATTCGATGACCCTCGGAGAATTTACGGCTTTTAGCAGTTACCTCACCCTCATTATATTTCCCATTTTGGTAATCGGTTTTATGAGCAATGTAATTGCGCAGGCTACAGCATCTTACCAAAGAATAGAAAGTGTGCTGAATGCTGCTGAGATCAAACATCCAGGCACGCTGACTACACAATTGAAAGGGGAAGTGGAAGCGAAAGACCTTAATTTGAGTTTCGGACAAAAACCAGTTTTAAAATCAGTTTCATTTTCGGCTAAAGCAGGCTCTAAAACTGCTATTATCGGCCCTACAGCTGCAGGCAAAACACAATTACTTTATATTTTAACTGGTCTTATTGAAGCAGATTCTGGTGCGGTGCTGTTCGATAACGAAGAAATTAAAAAGTACAACCAGGAGAATTTTCACCAACAGGTTGGCTTCGTATTTCAGGACAGCATTATGTTCAACATGAGCATCAGGGAAAATATTGCCTTTAGCGATACTGTTACGGACGAATCGCTTGCTAAAGCCATAGCTACTGCCGAACTTAAAGATTTTGTAGATGCCTTACCTGATCAATTGAATACTATTGTGTCAGAACGTGGAAACAGCCTTTCGGGTGGGCAGAAACAACGCATTATGCTGGCCAGGGCTTTAGCAGTGAATCCGAAGATCTTATTGCTTGATGATTTTACAGCCCGTGTTGATACCAATACGGAGAAAAGGATTTTGGAGAACATCCAACAAAATTATCCTGGTTTAACTTTACTTTCCATTACACAAAAAATAGCTTCTGTTGAACATTACGATAAAGTGATCTTGCTGATGCAGGGCGAAGTCATTGCAGAAGGAACCCATCAGGAATTGCTGAAAAGCAGTCCCGAATATGTTCAGATTTACAATTCACAACAGAGCACCAGTAATTATGAACTACAATCTTAA
- a CDS encoding ATP-binding cassette subfamily B protein (product_source=KO:K06147; cath_funfam=1.20.1560.10,3.40.50.300; cog=COG1132; ko=KO:K06147; pfam=PF00005,PF00664; smart=SM00382; superfamily=52540,90123; transmembrane_helix_parts=Outside_1_47,TMhelix_48_70,Inside_71_81,TMhelix_82_104,Outside_105_163,TMhelix_164_186,Inside_187_187,TMhelix_188_210,Outside_211_260,TMhelix_261_283,Inside_284_289,TMhelix_290_312,Outside_313_599) — protein sequence MFRFTIHNRAPVIMNYNLNQLNTKQEKQSTFKALKSLLKLISAERKNLWLALIAILVNSGLLLLGPLLVGHTVDTYIRTKQFHGVLIFGGILLVMYMIAMVTGYTQTRLMGGIGQRMLYTLRNAIFNKLQELPVSFFNQNKAGDLISRVNNDTDKLNQFFSQSLMQFIGSIVTMIGAGIFLLSINLELGAATLSPAVVIVLFTMALSPWVKGKNAKNLKSVGGMSAEIQESLNNFKVIIAFNRRDYFRKRFNEANTENYKTAIGAGLANNIFVPVYGLLSSIAQLITLLFGIYLISTGNFTLGLLVSYIAYTTNFYNPLRQLAALWTSFQVAMASWDRISQILSLESDLKQVKVDGNINSDALLEFKNVHFSYDDSKEILHNINLRFEKGKTYALIGPTGGGKTTTASLISRLYDATKGTVLLNGKDIRSFSAEERTQKIGFILQEPFLFTGTVKENILYGNSQYKNVSDAQLEKIIEEANLNALLAIFDEGLNTQITSGSDSISLGQKQLIAFMRAVLRNPELLILDEATANIDTITEQLLSSILNKLSKETTLVIIAHRLNTIENADEIYFVNEGEVQKAGTLNDALNMLLKGKRVS from the coding sequence ATGTTCAGATTTACAATTCACAACAGAGCACCAGTAATTATGAACTACAATCTTAACCAGCTTAACACCAAGCAGGAAAAGCAATCTACTTTTAAGGCGCTGAAAAGCCTGCTAAAACTGATCTCGGCTGAACGTAAGAACCTTTGGCTGGCGCTGATTGCCATTTTGGTTAACTCAGGTCTGTTGCTTTTAGGTCCATTACTGGTTGGCCATACAGTTGATACCTATATCCGTACCAAACAGTTTCATGGTGTGCTTATTTTTGGTGGTATACTATTAGTGATGTACATGATTGCCATGGTTACCGGTTACACCCAAACCAGGTTGATGGGTGGAATAGGCCAGCGAATGTTATACACTTTGCGTAATGCCATTTTTAATAAACTGCAGGAGTTACCGGTTTCATTTTTTAATCAGAACAAAGCTGGCGATCTGATTTCGAGGGTAAATAATGATACCGATAAGCTGAACCAGTTTTTCTCACAGTCGTTAATGCAGTTTATTGGCAGTATTGTTACCATGATCGGTGCCGGTATTTTCTTGCTTTCGATTAATTTAGAGCTGGGCGCCGCAACACTTTCGCCTGCAGTGGTGATCGTTCTTTTTACGATGGCTTTATCACCCTGGGTAAAAGGAAAAAATGCCAAAAACTTAAAAAGCGTTGGCGGAATGAGTGCCGAAATACAGGAAAGCCTGAATAACTTTAAAGTGATTATTGCATTTAACCGCAGGGATTATTTTAGGAAACGTTTTAATGAAGCCAATACCGAAAACTATAAAACAGCTATAGGCGCGGGTTTGGCCAATAATATTTTTGTGCCAGTTTACGGCTTGTTATCGAGTATAGCACAGCTGATTACCTTATTATTCGGTATTTATCTAATTTCTACTGGCAACTTTACATTGGGTTTATTGGTGAGTTATATTGCTTATACCACCAATTTTTATAATCCGCTAAGGCAATTGGCTGCCCTTTGGACAAGTTTTCAGGTGGCTATGGCCAGTTGGGACAGGATATCGCAGATTTTATCGCTGGAGAGCGACCTAAAACAGGTTAAAGTTGACGGAAATATCAATTCTGATGCTTTATTGGAGTTTAAAAACGTGCATTTCTCTTATGATGACAGTAAAGAAATCCTCCATAACATTAACCTGAGATTCGAAAAAGGAAAAACTTACGCTTTGATTGGTCCAACCGGAGGGGGGAAAACCACTACTGCTTCTTTAATTTCGCGTTTGTACGATGCCACAAAAGGAACGGTTTTATTAAATGGTAAAGATATCCGTTCATTTTCTGCTGAGGAAAGAACACAAAAAATCGGATTCATTTTACAGGAACCATTTTTATTTACCGGAACGGTAAAAGAGAATATTTTGTATGGTAATAGTCAATATAAGAACGTAAGTGATGCACAGCTGGAGAAAATAATTGAAGAAGCCAATCTAAATGCACTTTTAGCCATATTTGACGAAGGGTTGAATACACAGATTACTTCGGGATCGGACAGTATAAGTTTGGGTCAGAAACAGCTGATTGCCTTTATGCGTGCGGTGTTAAGAAATCCTGAACTGTTAATCCTTGATGAAGCTACAGCCAACATCGATACCATTACCGAACAGCTTTTGAGCAGCATTTTAAATAAACTGTCGAAAGAAACAACGCTTGTTATTATTGCGCACCGTTTAAACACCATCGAAAATGCCGACGAAATTTATTTTGTAAATGAAGGCGAAGTACAAAAAGCCGGAACGCTGAACGATGCATTAAATATGTTACTGAAAGGCAAACGGGTAAGTTGA
- a CDS encoding gluconolactonase (product_source=KO:K01053; cath_funfam=2.120.10.30; cleavage_site_network=SignalP-noTM; cog=COG3386; ko=KO:K01053; pfam=PF08450; superfamily=63829), whose product MKKYFFFLALSALSSISFAQSEVQSLFVQDSLKLISSQFKFTEGASVDKLGNVFFTDQPNDKIWKYGIDGKLSLYMDKSGRANGTYFDKKGNLIVCADENNQIWSIDKNKKIKVLFSDYEGKKVNGPNDIWLDAKGGIYFTDPYYQRDYWTRKSPEIQGQKVYYLPKGKKEAIIVTDDIVKPNGIVGTPDGKFLYVADMSANKTYRYRIGADARLTDKQLFLNQHSDGMTLDSNGNIYVTGKGVNIYKPTGEKIGHIDIPEEWCGNICFGGKDKNMLFITASKSLYVIPTNAKGVE is encoded by the coding sequence ATGAAAAAATATTTCTTCTTTTTGGCACTTTCGGCCTTAAGCAGCATATCTTTTGCGCAAAGTGAAGTGCAAAGCCTTTTTGTTCAGGATAGTTTAAAGTTGATTTCTTCACAGTTTAAGTTTACAGAAGGTGCATCAGTTGACAAACTGGGAAATGTGTTTTTTACTGATCAGCCTAATGATAAAATCTGGAAATATGGTATTGATGGCAAACTGAGCCTGTATATGGACAAATCGGGAAGGGCAAACGGTACTTATTTCGATAAAAAAGGTAACCTGATTGTTTGTGCAGACGAGAATAACCAGATCTGGTCTATCGATAAAAACAAAAAGATAAAAGTGCTCTTCAGCGATTATGAAGGTAAAAAAGTAAACGGACCAAACGATATCTGGTTGGATGCTAAAGGAGGCATTTATTTTACTGATCCTTATTATCAGCGCGATTATTGGACCAGGAAATCGCCTGAAATTCAAGGACAAAAAGTATATTATCTTCCGAAAGGGAAAAAGGAAGCCATTATCGTGACGGATGATATCGTCAAGCCTAACGGTATTGTAGGTACTCCGGATGGTAAATTTTTGTATGTGGCCGATATGAGCGCCAATAAAACTTATCGTTATCGTATTGGTGCTGATGCGAGGTTAACGGATAAGCAACTTTTCCTTAATCAGCATTCTGATGGAATGACTTTAGACAGTAATGGAAATATTTATGTAACCGGAAAAGGGGTAAATATTTACAAACCTACTGGCGAAAAAATCGGTCATATTGATATACCCGAAGAGTGGTGCGGTAACATTTGTTTTGGTGGAAAAGACAAAAACATGCTTTTTATTACGGCTTCAAAATCGCTGTATGTTATTCCAACGAATGCAAAAGGAGTAGAGTAA